A region of Streptomyces sp. NBC_01267 DNA encodes the following proteins:
- a CDS encoding right-handed parallel beta-helix repeat-containing protein, with protein MNRRITTAFAAVAALIATAPVAQAAGPAHQHVLYAAPDGKGSACTHSRPCSLDGARDTARTVHGGDVTVQLAGGTYTRGAALELTAADSGTTWTAAPGAHPVLSGGVAITGWTKARNGTWTARVPDGVTPRQLFVNGVRATPARGEACTADVCDATKDGMTGAEATGIAHWKRPTDAEAVIKVRWRNYHCRIAGVSGDKLTFAQPCWTNSASGTDRTGPAWDTTTVDSTRYSGVAFFENAPELLDQPGEFVRDSAAHTVTYLPRKGEDMRRATAVTPSTEQLVTVHGAHDVRIQGIGFAYAAYRQPDTDDGYAGMQAGLTLTGATGPVDHAGRYYTKPSAALTVDGGRHVTVDRASFTHLGGAGVTLEAGTKDSGITRSDFTDLSSGAAYIGDTEPVPAPALAGERNTFSYNTVTRAGVEYTDAAAVWAGYEAGLTVDHNTLDQLPYSGISVGWGWNQPESQKSVLRDNRITDNRITNVMQVKDAQHDGGAIYTQGAQPGSVISGNYINRSAYGNTERDGNGIYLDEQSSYLTVENNVLTRLGYKWVSNWADYGIQNTARGNWTDTDTPPIAGTGSTMTDNHTRLDRLPAAALKVAAAAGAHGGAVEQLSPDLARTGTASQSSTDGAGTAQLAVDGDTTTDTRTLSEPGAWWQVDLGSVRHVGRVEIWNDASTTTAGFDVRTDRKTVHVSGKALHPTLLDLDTDTRYVRIQLTGTGRVGLAEVAVHP; from the coding sequence ATGAACCGCCGTATCACCACCGCGTTCGCGGCCGTCGCCGCGCTGATCGCCACCGCGCCGGTCGCCCAGGCCGCGGGCCCCGCACACCAGCACGTCCTGTACGCCGCACCGGACGGCAAGGGATCGGCCTGCACCCACAGCCGCCCCTGCTCCCTGGACGGTGCCAGGGACACGGCGCGCACCGTCCACGGCGGTGACGTGACCGTCCAGCTGGCCGGCGGTACGTACACCCGCGGCGCGGCCCTGGAACTCACCGCAGCCGACTCCGGCACCACCTGGACCGCGGCGCCCGGCGCGCACCCGGTCCTCTCCGGCGGCGTCGCGATCACCGGCTGGACCAAGGCGCGGAACGGGACCTGGACCGCCCGCGTCCCCGACGGCGTCACCCCGCGCCAGCTCTTCGTCAACGGCGTGCGGGCCACCCCCGCCCGCGGTGAGGCCTGCACGGCAGACGTCTGTGACGCGACCAAGGACGGCATGACCGGGGCCGAGGCCACCGGGATCGCGCACTGGAAGCGGCCCACCGACGCCGAAGCCGTCATCAAGGTCCGCTGGCGCAACTACCACTGCCGGATCGCCGGGGTCAGCGGCGACAAGCTGACCTTCGCCCAGCCCTGCTGGACCAACTCCGCGAGCGGCACCGACCGCACCGGACCCGCCTGGGACACCACCACCGTGGACTCCACGCGCTACTCGGGTGTGGCCTTCTTCGAGAACGCACCCGAACTCCTCGACCAGCCGGGCGAGTTCGTCCGCGACTCGGCCGCGCACACCGTGACGTACCTGCCGCGCAAGGGCGAGGACATGCGCCGGGCCACGGCCGTCACGCCCTCCACCGAGCAGCTGGTGACCGTCCACGGCGCGCACGACGTCCGGATCCAGGGGATCGGCTTCGCGTACGCCGCCTACCGGCAGCCCGACACCGACGACGGATACGCCGGGATGCAGGCCGGGCTGACCCTGACCGGAGCCACCGGTCCCGTCGACCACGCGGGCCGCTACTACACCAAGCCGTCCGCCGCGCTCACCGTCGACGGCGGTCGTCATGTCACCGTCGACCGGGCGTCGTTCACCCACCTCGGCGGGGCGGGCGTCACCCTCGAAGCCGGTACCAAGGACTCGGGGATCACCCGTTCCGACTTCACCGACCTGTCGTCCGGCGCCGCCTACATCGGCGACACCGAGCCGGTGCCCGCCCCCGCGCTGGCCGGTGAGCGGAACACCTTCTCGTACAACACGGTCACCCGGGCCGGCGTCGAGTACACCGACGCCGCCGCTGTGTGGGCGGGTTACGAAGCCGGGCTCACCGTCGACCACAACACCCTCGACCAGCTTCCGTACTCCGGCATCTCGGTGGGCTGGGGCTGGAACCAGCCCGAGTCCCAGAAGTCGGTGCTGCGCGACAACCGGATCACGGACAACCGCATCACCAACGTCATGCAGGTCAAGGACGCGCAGCACGACGGCGGCGCGATCTACACCCAGGGCGCCCAGCCCGGCTCGGTGATCTCCGGCAACTACATCAACCGCTCCGCCTACGGCAACACCGAGCGCGACGGCAACGGCATCTACCTCGACGAGCAGTCCTCGTACCTGACCGTCGAGAACAACGTGCTGACCAGGCTGGGCTACAAGTGGGTCTCCAACTGGGCCGATTACGGCATCCAGAACACCGCCCGAGGGAACTGGACCGACACCGACACCCCGCCCATCGCCGGCACCGGTTCGACGATGACCGACAACCACACCCGCCTCGACCGGCTCCCGGCCGCGGCACTGAAGGTGGCCGCGGCAGCGGGCGCCCACGGGGGTGCGGTCGAACAGCTCAGCCCGGACCTGGCCCGCACCGGCACCGCTTCGCAGTCGTCCACGGACGGGGCGGGCACCGCGCAGCTCGCCGTCGACGGGGACACCACGACCGACACCCGTACGCTCTCCGAGCCGGGCGCCTGGTGGCAGGTGGACCTCGGATCCGTCCGGCACGTCGGCCGGGTCGAGATCTGGAACGACGCGTCCACCACCACGGCCGGTTTCGACGTCCGTACCGACAGGAAGACGGTCCACGTCAGCGGCAAGGCGCTGCACCCGACGCTGCTGGACCTGGACACCGACACCCGGTACGTAAGGATCCAGCTCACCGGGACCGGACGGGTGGGGCTGGCCGAGGTCGCCGTCCATCCGTGA
- a CDS encoding M60 family metallopeptidase → MRPAHLPATTPVTAPTAAPTAFSRRSALAALVGAGAVTLLGAGTASAHGPADHATHHSGGDTLLLTAFPDAETERLRLDRSLRASEFIPTGHYAAPGTEVTVQVRPSHGVLPVLHIGTFDDYNENVALKTPRTFPLHAGRNTVSDSYGGPVYLSFAGHGQRAEFTFVSGTVRMAGFELGRTTEAEFQKQLDTLTEVPWVELTTEHAILTLTREGALLYRDEDHAALLRLFDTIIDSHNRISGLDGSTALNRPKAGRYHFNEVSIVPKGVGAYAWHGFNGFPRAYMDRLCTVTGLRTRGWGLYHELGHLNQQAAYQAGGLTEVTVNIYSLAAQRTLGQPSNLLTKDATTGLNWFQSSAPKLGAPGIAYETTFGPYEQLVPLRQLELAFGDDFWPKLHKLVRTEHQHDAPVEDYDHDPALEARQYRALSTYASRVAGHDLTDFFVNKWAFPIDATGIAEIAALRLPAPPVDPSTLSD, encoded by the coding sequence ATGCGCCCTGCCCACCTGCCCGCCACCACCCCCGTCACCGCCCCCACCGCCGCCCCCACCGCCTTCAGCCGCCGCTCCGCGCTCGCCGCGCTGGTGGGCGCGGGCGCGGTCACGCTGCTCGGCGCGGGCACCGCGTCGGCCCACGGGCCGGCGGACCACGCCACTCACCACTCCGGCGGTGACACGCTGCTGCTCACGGCGTTCCCCGACGCGGAGACCGAGCGGCTGCGGCTCGACCGGTCGCTGCGCGCCAGCGAGTTCATCCCCACCGGCCACTACGCGGCGCCCGGCACCGAGGTCACGGTGCAGGTCCGGCCCTCGCACGGGGTGCTCCCCGTCCTGCACATCGGCACGTTCGACGACTACAACGAGAACGTGGCGCTCAAGACGCCGCGTACGTTCCCGCTGCACGCGGGGCGCAACACCGTCTCCGACAGCTACGGCGGGCCGGTCTATCTGAGCTTCGCGGGTCACGGTCAGCGGGCCGAGTTCACCTTCGTCTCCGGCACGGTCCGGATGGCGGGCTTCGAGCTGGGGCGCACCACCGAGGCCGAGTTCCAGAAGCAGCTGGACACCCTCACCGAGGTGCCCTGGGTCGAACTGACCACCGAGCACGCGATCCTCACGCTGACCCGGGAAGGCGCGCTGCTCTACCGCGACGAGGACCACGCCGCGCTGCTGCGGCTCTTCGACACCATCATCGACTCGCACAACAGGATCAGCGGTCTGGACGGGTCGACGGCGCTGAACCGCCCCAAGGCGGGCCGCTACCACTTCAACGAGGTGAGCATCGTCCCCAAGGGGGTCGGCGCCTACGCCTGGCACGGCTTCAACGGCTTCCCCCGCGCCTACATGGACCGGCTCTGCACCGTCACCGGACTGCGCACCCGGGGCTGGGGGCTCTACCACGAGCTCGGTCACCTCAACCAGCAGGCCGCCTACCAGGCGGGCGGACTCACCGAGGTCACCGTCAACATCTACTCCCTGGCCGCCCAGCGCACCCTCGGACAGCCGTCGAACCTGCTCACCAAGGACGCCACCACCGGTCTCAACTGGTTCCAGTCGTCGGCGCCCAAGCTCGGTGCGCCCGGGATCGCGTACGAGACGACGTTCGGCCCGTACGAGCAGCTCGTCCCACTGCGCCAGCTGGAGCTGGCCTTCGGCGACGACTTCTGGCCGAAGCTGCACAAGCTGGTCCGCACCGAGCACCAGCACGACGCCCCGGTCGAGGACTACGACCACGACCCCGCCCTGGAGGCCAGGCAGTACCGGGCGCTCTCCACCTACGCGAGCCGGGTCGCGGGCCACGACCTGACCGACTTCTTCGTGAACAAGTGGGCCTTCCCCATCGACGCCACCGGGATCGCGGAGATCGCCGCGCTCCGGCTGCCCGCGCCGCCCGTCGACCCCAGCACGCTCAGCGACTGA
- a CDS encoding LacI family DNA-binding transcriptional regulator: protein MRRQSSARESRRRATVTDVARVAGVSTATVSRVLNRNYPVAAATRERVEEAMRELGYVVNAHARALAGVSGRTVGIIVNELIDPFYAYIARGVEREASLGGRLCLVCCAQGDPKRELAFIELMHERRADAVIVVGGSVADRTYTAELARRAQELDASGSKLVLCGRPALGEQALSAAVEYDNEGGAFAVTDHLLTQGHERILYLGGAPGLSTSRDRLAGYRRALHQRGIARDPELEQLESFSRAFGHRRTAELLKDGPDFTAVFAANDNVATGVAQALEEAGVRVPQDMSLVGYDDIPVAQQLRPRLTTVHIPLEEMGRQAVRLAVSSDDEDNWREPTTGVIRLGTHLVVRDSVAPPSGRGRRT, encoded by the coding sequence ATGCGCCGTCAGAGTTCGGCCCGGGAGAGCCGTCGCCGCGCGACCGTCACGGACGTGGCGCGGGTCGCGGGCGTGTCGACCGCGACCGTGTCACGGGTGCTCAACCGCAACTACCCGGTGGCCGCGGCGACCCGTGAGCGGGTCGAGGAGGCGATGCGCGAGCTGGGGTACGTCGTGAACGCGCACGCCCGCGCCCTCGCCGGGGTGTCCGGCCGTACCGTCGGGATCATCGTCAACGAGCTCATCGACCCCTTCTACGCGTACATCGCCCGCGGCGTGGAGCGGGAGGCCAGCCTGGGCGGCCGGCTCTGTCTGGTGTGCTGCGCCCAGGGTGACCCGAAGCGCGAACTGGCCTTCATCGAGCTGATGCACGAGCGGCGCGCCGACGCGGTGATCGTCGTCGGCGGCAGCGTGGCCGACCGTACGTACACCGCCGAACTGGCCCGCAGGGCACAGGAGCTGGACGCGAGCGGGTCGAAACTCGTGCTGTGCGGGCGGCCCGCACTCGGCGAGCAGGCGCTGAGCGCGGCCGTGGAGTACGACAACGAGGGCGGCGCGTTCGCCGTCACCGACCATCTGCTGACGCAGGGCCATGAACGGATCCTCTATCTCGGCGGCGCTCCGGGGCTCTCGACCAGCCGCGACCGGCTGGCCGGGTACCGGCGCGCACTGCACCAGCGGGGCATCGCGCGCGACCCGGAACTGGAGCAGCTCGAATCGTTCAGCCGGGCCTTCGGGCACCGCCGGACGGCCGAACTGCTCAAGGACGGGCCGGACTTCACCGCGGTCTTCGCGGCGAACGACAACGTCGCCACGGGTGTGGCCCAGGCCCTGGAGGAGGCGGGTGTCCGGGTGCCGCAGGACATGTCCCTCGTGGGGTACGACGACATTCCGGTGGCGCAGCAGCTGCGTCCGCGGCTGACGACCGTGCACATCCCGCTGGAGGAGATGGGGCGGCAGGCCGTACGGCTGGCCGTGTCGAGCGACGACGAGGACAACTGGCGCGAGCCGACCACCGGGGTCATCCGGCTCGGGACGCACCTCGTCGTACGCGATTCCGTGGCACCGCCCTCCGGACGCGGCCGTCGGACCTGA
- a CDS encoding ABC transporter permease translates to MAETAPPLPLNKRRRKSKASSPPAVAQRRLSLWQRIKRDKVMLLLTLPGFLYFVVFHYIPLLGYMVAFQDYQPYLGYMHSAWTGFANFTNAFADPAFWSATGNTVEIAFVQLIFFFPVPIALALLLNSIVSDKLRRFIQSVVYLPHFIGWVIIVSIFQQVLGGAGLLPGLLADMGLPRYDMMSDPNAFPWLIALQSIWKDAGWGTIIILAALLGIDKQQYEAAAIDGAGRWRRLWHVTLPGIAPVIILLLILNLGQILSVGFEQILLQRDAVGPGSGEVLDTYVYYHGIKDNQWGISAAVGLVKAVVGTVLVLGANKFAHRLGHEGVYRGADS, encoded by the coding sequence ATGGCTGAAACAGCACCTCCGCTGCCGCTGAACAAGCGGCGCCGGAAGTCCAAAGCATCGTCTCCACCCGCCGTTGCCCAGCGTCGGCTGTCCCTGTGGCAGCGGATCAAGCGCGACAAGGTGATGCTGCTGCTCACCCTGCCCGGCTTCCTGTACTTCGTGGTGTTCCACTACATTCCGCTGCTCGGCTACATGGTCGCCTTCCAGGACTACCAGCCGTATCTCGGATACATGCACAGCGCGTGGACCGGCTTCGCCAACTTCACCAACGCCTTCGCCGATCCGGCCTTCTGGTCGGCGACGGGGAACACGGTGGAGATCGCCTTCGTCCAGCTGATCTTCTTCTTCCCGGTACCGATCGCACTCGCCCTGCTGCTGAACAGCATCGTCAGTGACAAGCTCCGCCGGTTCATCCAGAGCGTGGTCTACCTGCCGCACTTCATCGGCTGGGTCATCATCGTCTCGATCTTCCAGCAAGTCCTGGGCGGAGCGGGCCTGTTGCCCGGCCTCCTCGCGGACATGGGGCTGCCCCGCTACGACATGATGAGCGACCCGAACGCCTTCCCCTGGCTGATCGCCCTCCAGTCCATCTGGAAGGACGCGGGCTGGGGAACGATCATCATCCTCGCCGCGCTGCTGGGCATCGACAAGCAGCAGTACGAGGCCGCCGCGATCGACGGCGCGGGCCGCTGGCGCCGGCTCTGGCACGTGACGCTTCCCGGCATCGCCCCGGTGATCATCCTGTTGCTGATCCTCAACCTGGGCCAGATCCTGTCCGTCGGCTTCGAGCAGATCCTGCTGCAGCGCGACGCGGTCGGCCCCGGCTCCGGTGAAGTCCTCGACACCTACGTCTACTACCACGGCATCAAGGACAACCAGTGGGGCATCTCGGCGGCCGTCGGCCTCGTGAAGGCCGTCGTGGGAACCGTCCTCGTCCTCGGCGCGAACAAGTTCGCCCACCGTCTCGGCCACGAAGGGGTGTACCGCGGTGCAGACAGCTGA
- a CDS encoding M1 family metallopeptidase has product MTTRRSVLQFGGAAVAAAVAVPVLGTPALARGFDPEPGSAGVGDPLFPTLGNGGYEVSHYDLTFDFTPVTYDFTGVVKISARATQDLSAFNLDTDGHTIDAVTVDGHRAGWELSPGSSGQELTVTPARPLHNHRPFTVEVRYHGNGKAKRLGLTGWVFGSEGGFASAAQSSRADTFLPCNDTPSSKATWAFHISAPQGYVAAANGELLHRTPRADGSAVWHFALRERMPTELLGIAVVKGTYLYGTSHTGLPLRHIVPQGQEDTYAPVVARTADHLAWLEAKFGRFPFSTYGVHIYDGYTDALENQTLTLMGTNWFKPNATGNPTYETTMVHEMTHQWFGDSVTPHDWQQAWLNEGPATYYAAVYGEERGWSVVADKMKATYATLDAVRAADGPPGLPKALGGANIYDGGALVLYALNQQVGQRKFDRIMREWVKRFKDSTYTSEQFIRHVVDVTGDRGLDRFLRDWLFGATNPPMPGHPDWKANV; this is encoded by the coding sequence GTGACGACCCGACGCTCGGTCCTCCAGTTCGGCGGCGCGGCGGTCGCCGCAGCCGTCGCCGTACCCGTACTCGGCACGCCCGCCCTGGCCCGCGGTTTCGACCCGGAGCCCGGCTCGGCCGGCGTCGGCGACCCGCTGTTCCCGACCCTCGGCAACGGCGGCTACGAGGTCTCGCACTACGACCTGACCTTCGACTTCACCCCGGTCACCTACGACTTCACCGGTGTCGTGAAGATCTCGGCGAGGGCGACCCAGGACCTGTCCGCGTTCAACCTGGACACCGACGGCCACACCATCGACGCGGTCACCGTCGACGGCCACCGGGCCGGGTGGGAGCTGTCGCCCGGCAGCAGCGGCCAGGAACTGACGGTCACCCCGGCCCGGCCGCTGCACAACCACCGGCCGTTCACCGTGGAGGTCCGCTACCACGGCAACGGCAAGGCCAAGCGCCTCGGCCTCACCGGCTGGGTCTTCGGCAGCGAGGGCGGCTTCGCGTCGGCGGCCCAGTCCTCCCGCGCCGACACCTTCCTGCCCTGCAACGACACTCCGTCCTCCAAGGCGACCTGGGCCTTCCACATCAGCGCCCCCCAGGGCTATGTGGCCGCGGCCAACGGTGAACTGCTGCACCGGACCCCGCGCGCCGACGGCTCGGCCGTCTGGCACTTCGCGCTGCGCGAGCGGATGCCCACCGAACTGCTCGGCATCGCGGTCGTCAAGGGCACCTACCTCTACGGCACCAGCCACACCGGGCTCCCGCTGCGCCACATCGTGCCGCAGGGCCAGGAGGACACGTACGCGCCGGTCGTCGCCCGTACCGCCGACCATCTCGCCTGGCTGGAGGCGAAGTTCGGCCGCTTCCCGTTCTCCACCTACGGCGTCCACATCTACGACGGCTACACGGACGCCCTGGAGAACCAGACCCTCACCCTCATGGGGACCAACTGGTTCAAGCCCAACGCCACGGGCAACCCGACGTACGAGACCACCATGGTCCACGAAATGACCCACCAGTGGTTCGGCGACTCCGTCACCCCGCACGACTGGCAGCAGGCCTGGCTCAACGAAGGCCCCGCCACCTACTACGCCGCCGTGTACGGCGAGGAGCGCGGCTGGTCGGTCGTCGCGGACAAGATGAAGGCCACCTACGCGACCCTGGACGCGGTCCGCGCGGCCGACGGCCCGCCCGGTCTGCCCAAGGCCCTCGGTGGCGCGAACATCTACGACGGCGGAGCTCTCGTCCTGTACGCACTCAACCAGCAGGTCGGGCAGCGGAAGTTCGACCGGATCATGCGCGAGTGGGTGAAGCGGTTCAAGGACTCCACGTACACCAGCGAACAGTTCATCCGCCACGTGGTCGACGTCACGGGCGACCGCGGCCTGGACCGATTCCTGCGCGACTGGCTGTTCGGCGCCACCAACCCGCCGATGCCGGGCCACCCCGACTGGAAGGCCAACGTATGA
- a CDS encoding carbohydrate ABC transporter permease, with product MERPTRLGLTGKGIVLVLVVVAVAYPLLGVIGTSFASQTDIIKSTGLVLWPKHPTLDAYRTIFTGGVVTRALLVSVGITVFGTAASLLATIGMAYGLSRRNVTGSRFILMTALFTMLFNAGIIPNFLLVNQLGLYNTYAALVIPTLMSAFNLVVLRAFFMNLPEELYDAARVDGAGDFRILLQVVLPLSKAVIAVVGLFYAVAYWNAFFNSLLYLQDSDKWPLPMVLRTFVLQGQSLSGAAAGESVAPQEAVQMGVLVVAVVPILLVYPFVQRYFTKGVLTGAIKG from the coding sequence ATGGAGCGGCCGACCCGCCTCGGCCTCACCGGCAAGGGCATCGTGCTGGTCCTCGTGGTGGTCGCCGTCGCGTACCCGCTGCTCGGCGTGATCGGCACGAGCTTCGCCTCGCAGACCGACATCATCAAGTCCACCGGACTCGTCCTGTGGCCGAAGCACCCGACGCTCGACGCCTACCGGACCATCTTCACCGGCGGGGTCGTCACCCGGGCCCTGCTGGTGAGCGTGGGCATCACGGTCTTCGGCACCGCCGCCAGCCTGCTGGCCACCATCGGTATGGCCTACGGGCTCTCCCGCCGCAATGTCACGGGCTCCCGCTTCATCCTGATGACGGCGCTCTTCACGATGCTCTTCAACGCGGGCATCATCCCCAACTTCCTCCTGGTCAACCAGCTGGGCCTCTACAACACGTACGCCGCACTGGTCATCCCGACGCTGATGAGCGCGTTCAACCTGGTCGTCCTGCGGGCCTTCTTCATGAACCTGCCTGAAGAGCTGTACGACGCCGCGCGCGTCGACGGCGCCGGGGACTTCCGCATCCTGCTCCAGGTCGTCCTGCCGCTCTCCAAGGCGGTCATCGCGGTGGTCGGCCTCTTCTACGCCGTCGCGTACTGGAACGCCTTCTTCAACTCGCTGCTGTACCTCCAGGACTCCGACAAGTGGCCGCTCCCCATGGTGCTGCGCACCTTCGTCCTCCAGGGCCAGAGCCTCAGCGGCGCCGCAGCCGGTGAGAGCGTCGCCCCGCAGGAGGCCGTGCAAATGGGCGTCCTGGTGGTCGCCGTCGTACCGATCCTGCTGGTCTACCCGTTCGTCCAGCGCTACTTCACCAAGGGCGTGCTCACCGGCGCCATCAAGGGCTGA
- a CDS encoding hydroxyacid dehydrogenase — translation MDPGLLDDVFPPRVRTRLEESADLHPPYVIKEFHSPEAVDALARAEVLLTGWGCPPIDASLLERAPELRAVIHAAGTVKTFLAPEAYERGIAVSSAAEANAVPVAEFTLAAIIMGAKRAFPLAHLFRTRRTHRTSADLDRQHWIGTHGLTVGVVGASRIGRRVIELLRVLDAEVLLYDPYVSAAEAELLGVTSTDLDTLMATSDVVTVHAPDTPATRHLLDARRIGLMRPGTLLVNTARGRLVDTEALTGHLVSGRLDAVLDVTDPEPLPGGHPLWDLPNVFITPHMAGAQGNEVGRLGALAVDELSRYARGLPFNHPVHLADLERIA, via the coding sequence ATGGACCCCGGACTGCTCGACGACGTCTTTCCACCACGGGTGAGGACCCGGCTGGAGGAGTCGGCCGATCTCCACCCGCCCTATGTCATCAAGGAGTTCCACTCCCCGGAGGCGGTCGATGCACTCGCCCGCGCCGAGGTGCTGCTCACCGGCTGGGGCTGCCCGCCCATCGACGCCTCACTGCTGGAGCGGGCGCCGGAACTGCGCGCGGTGATCCATGCCGCCGGCACCGTCAAGACCTTCCTCGCCCCCGAGGCGTACGAACGCGGGATCGCCGTCTCCTCGGCCGCCGAGGCCAACGCCGTGCCGGTCGCCGAGTTCACCCTGGCGGCGATCATCATGGGCGCCAAACGGGCCTTCCCGCTCGCCCACCTCTTCCGCACCCGCCGCACCCACCGCACCTCCGCCGACCTCGACCGGCAGCACTGGATCGGCACCCACGGGCTGACCGTCGGTGTCGTGGGCGCGTCCCGGATCGGCCGCCGGGTGATCGAACTGCTGCGGGTGCTCGACGCCGAAGTCCTGCTGTACGACCCGTACGTGAGCGCGGCCGAGGCCGAGCTGCTGGGCGTGACGTCCACCGATCTCGACACGCTGATGGCCACCAGCGACGTGGTGACCGTGCACGCGCCCGACACCCCCGCGACCCGGCACCTGCTGGACGCGCGGCGGATCGGGCTGATGCGTCCCGGCACGCTGCTGGTCAACACCGCGCGGGGACGGCTGGTGGACACCGAGGCGCTCACCGGGCACCTGGTGAGCGGGCGGCTCGACGCCGTACTCGATGTGACGGATCCCGAACCCCTCCCCGGCGGCCATCCGTTGTGGGACCTGCCGAACGTCTTCATCACCCCGCACATGGCCGGAGCCCAGGGCAACGAGGTCGGCCGGCTCGGCGCGCTGGCCGTGGACGAACTGTCCCGGTACGCCCGCGGACTGCCCTTCAATCACCCGGTGCACCTCGCGGACTTGGAGCGGATCGCGTGA
- a CDS encoding extracellular solute-binding protein, translating into MPSSTPMNRRTLFRMGAGIGLGLAATPLLAACGDGGTAAKAEVKSAGLLPVTTVRNIGLKPDLPGTAAGVPQAFFKYPATPLRATKGSPLKGAKPISAAMETFSPPPAARGKNAAWKAIEKLLGGRVDVTAVPTDDYSTKFTTMVASDTLPDLFMYPETGGVDNRAAFFEAKCADLTPFLSGDKVSDYPNLAAIPAAAWQGAIFGGKLFGIPISRMGTGGVGFYRHDLFAEVGISSLDQITDLDKFVEVCKELTRPKKDQYAIIAGANNLLAMSAGAPKDWRMDPKTGKFVTDLETDEYRLAIETARKLYKAGCYYPGTIGMSGAQKSQYTDMFKNGKGAYVYDGMPSYTTPSTGYVAAMAAVDKKYDPRPITPFGSKAIAWMDNVALQNTHIKKASADRVKQLLALADFAASPFGSQEYTLINYGVEGTDFTRDAKGNPVLTKQGSQDVTVPWKMFASAVPAVFSADTETGVRYVHEAYAKMIPIMEQDPTLKVSSPTWDSKGYGSLYTLKLDGLKDIVSGRKPMSYYDQLTKEHLAKGAEQARREFEEAVQKGKK; encoded by the coding sequence GTGCCGAGCTCCACTCCGATGAACCGCAGAACGCTCTTCCGCATGGGCGCGGGCATAGGCCTCGGCCTCGCCGCCACCCCGCTGCTCGCCGCTTGCGGCGACGGCGGTACGGCCGCGAAGGCCGAGGTCAAGAGCGCCGGCCTGTTGCCGGTCACCACGGTGCGCAACATCGGCCTCAAGCCCGACCTGCCGGGGACGGCCGCGGGCGTCCCGCAGGCCTTCTTCAAGTACCCGGCCACGCCGCTGCGCGCCACCAAGGGCAGCCCCCTCAAGGGCGCCAAGCCGATCTCGGCAGCGATGGAGACGTTCTCCCCGCCGCCCGCGGCGCGCGGCAAGAACGCGGCCTGGAAGGCGATCGAGAAGCTGCTCGGCGGGCGGGTCGACGTCACGGCGGTGCCGACCGACGACTACTCCACGAAGTTCACCACGATGGTCGCCAGCGACACGCTGCCCGACCTCTTCATGTACCCGGAGACCGGCGGCGTCGACAACAGGGCCGCGTTCTTCGAGGCCAAGTGTGCCGACCTGACGCCGTTCCTCTCCGGTGACAAGGTCAGCGACTACCCCAACCTCGCCGCGATCCCGGCGGCGGCCTGGCAGGGCGCCATCTTCGGCGGGAAGCTGTTCGGCATCCCGATCTCCCGGATGGGAACGGGCGGTGTGGGCTTCTACCGTCACGACCTCTTCGCCGAGGTCGGCATCTCCAGCCTCGACCAGATCACCGACCTGGACAAGTTCGTCGAGGTCTGCAAGGAGCTGACCCGCCCCAAGAAGGACCAGTACGCCATCATCGCGGGCGCCAACAACCTCCTCGCCATGTCCGCGGGTGCGCCGAAGGACTGGCGCATGGACCCGAAGACCGGCAAGTTCGTGACGGACCTGGAGACCGACGAGTACCGCCTGGCCATCGAGACGGCCCGCAAGCTCTACAAGGCGGGCTGCTACTACCCGGGCACGATCGGCATGTCGGGGGCGCAGAAGTCCCAGTACACCGACATGTTCAAGAACGGCAAGGGCGCCTACGTGTACGACGGCATGCCGTCGTACACCACCCCGAGCACCGGCTACGTCGCCGCGATGGCCGCCGTCGACAAGAAGTACGACCCGCGGCCCATCACCCCGTTCGGCAGCAAGGCCATCGCCTGGATGGACAACGTCGCCCTGCAGAACACCCACATCAAGAAGGCGTCCGCCGACCGCGTCAAGCAACTGCTGGCGCTCGCCGACTTCGCCGCCTCGCCGTTCGGCAGCCAGGAGTACACGCTGATCAACTACGGCGTCGAGGGAACCGACTTCACCCGCGACGCCAAGGGCAACCCGGTGCTCACCAAGCAGGGCAGCCAGGACGTGACGGTCCCCTGGAAGATGTTCGCCTCGGCGGTCCCCGCGGTGTTCAGCGCGGACACCGAGACCGGCGTCCGGTACGTCCACGAGGCGTACGCCAAGATGATCCCGATCATGGAGCAGGACCCGACCCTCAAGGTCTCCTCGCCCACCTGGGACTCCAAGGGCTACGGCAGCCTCTACACCCTCAAGCTGGACGGCCTCAAGGACATCGTGTCCGGCCGCAAGCCCATGTCGTACTACGACCAGCTGACCAAGGAACACCTGGCGAAGGGCGCCGAACAGGCCCGCCGTGAGTTCGAAGAGGCCGTTCAGAAGGGGAAGAAGTGA